The DNA region CAGTAGTTATATTAGTAGTTATATAAACTGAGAATTGGGATCCAGTCACTTCTGTTCCTTTCTGATCTCTATTTTTTGAGATATTTGTAGGGCTGCTGTGCTCTGCAAATGCAGGCAATTGTGAAAAGAGGCACTAAATTTAGTGCTTCCCGTGCAACTATTTCACATATTTTGCATTGTAAATAAATTGTGGGAGTTCATATTCATGATGTTAGACTCTTTTTTAAGTTTGCTGGTACAGTAGAACCTCGGGTCACGAATGCTTTATCACGACCAAATCTGTTCCTTACCAAAAATTCTGCTAAATGGTCCACTCTGATCATGAACACATCCTCGGGTGGCAATCAAACACAGCTGCAgtaatttccccttctgcaccattttttttcgTACATGCATGTGAAGTCAGTCTTGCTTTTGGTCACAACCAAATTGGTTTGCAACCGAAGTCCTGGAATGGTTCCactcaaaggtggtattcagcaggttcgcaccagttctggagaactacgTAGTAGCAGAAAATTTTAAttcggaaaaccagtaaataccatctctgacaggccccgccaccatctattctgtgcctcctgagtcccagctgatcgggaggaaattgggattttgtagtaaccccctgccatacccaccaagccacgcccacagaactaatagtaaaaaaaattgaatcccaccactggttccactGTATTTTACTTTTGAGCTGGGTGATTTGCATGCTAGTGATTTGCATTCCCAGGAGGGTAGGTGGAGCCATGTTTGTTTGAAAAGTTACTCATCTTTTACAAGCTTTATTACTTTTAGACTGCTTATAAACGTTTACTACTTTGTGACTTAGCAGAGATACACATGTTAAACTCAGGTTAACAAAACATGACATGCAATGAATGCCATATGTTGTCCAGTTTATCCCCTGATGTTGCAAAGTCAAACCGTCCATTCCCATTGTAGTCTAGCAAAGTTATTGAATGAATCCAACTATATTTTAAACCCAGGTTTACAATTACTATGCTTGGAAGGGTgagtgttaaaagaaaaaaagtcgcCAAAAAAATAGGTGACTAGATACCATCAAAGCCAACACCAACTGGAACATAAAACTGAAAGAAGCCATACAAGATGGGAAAATGTGGAGCTAGCCCATAGAATCGCTAAAAATCAGACACGGTGAAAGgctatcatcatcaccatcatcatgcTATGTAAAGATAGTCTCAATTTGACATGGGCAAGCCAGATGCCGCTGCCCTACTTTAGAAGATTGTGTGACCACTTTGAAACTGGTTAGCATAAGACTATACACAAACAGCAAAATCAAATAATAATCTTTTCCATTGGTATGTTTGAAGGCATCCAAGGCAGTActggtaatctttgacttacaattcatttactaaatattcaaagttacaatggcaatgaaaatgtGTTGTATGAtcctttttcatacttatgactcagtggtgggttgccaattttgttactactggttcgggcgcgtgacacttctgtgcatgcacagaagtgtctgggtgggtgggcggagcctcccgctgctacTACCGGCTtggcaacaacccacctctgttatgactgttgtagcatccccatggtcacataatcgaAATGAAGACATCGACACctgacacatatttatgatggttgcagtgtcctggggtcacgtggtcCTCTTTTGCCACTttctggccagcaaagtcaacagggaagccagattcacttaacaaccatgttactaacttaacgactgcagtgattaacaactggcaagaaaggttgcaaaatggggcaacactcacttagcaacagaaatttggggcttaattgtggtcgctagtcgaggactacccgtagttATGCAATGCCTGCCAAACAGTCAGCTGGGAATGGGTCAGTCAGCTGTTGTAAGATAAGCAGAACCAAACTGCTCCTGTATGTGTGCTTTCAAGTCAGCGCTGACACTATCTGGAttgatccctgcagttttcttggcaaggtaggtgggtttttttttttttttttaaggaagcggttgccattgcctgcttctctTAAGGCTGATCGAGAAATCACCGCATTGGTGCGGTTCGCTGTATAATGGATATTCAAAAGCTGGGCTAAACCAAGCGAACGAGACAATAGAACAACCTCAAACACCGCGAGAAAAGGAACGCTCGAAAAAAGAGATTCGGTTCAACCCGGACCTTTCCTAGGCACGGAGAGGCTCGCCTTTCTAGCCTTCGACGTCTCTATGGTGAAAGGCCTTTCTCCGTTTGGGTAGGGTAGGACAATAGAGCGGCCATCCCGCTTCATAGGAAGCCCGGCGGAAGGCCTGATGAAATCAAGGGGTAGGGAAAATCTgactcctccctttccccccccccgcccgccttcTCCTGGCAACGAACGCCGTAGGTATGCTGTGACGTCATCGTGAGGAAGGAGCGGCGGGGCAGCCGTTTACCGGATGTGGGAGCGTGACGGGGGGGAGGGGCCATCCTGCCTTGAGGCTGCCCAGCTGCGGGGGCTGCCTGGTGAGTGGGTGGGATGGCGGGGCGGCGGCGGAGAGAGTCGAATCGGGAGGGGCGCGGCAGGTCTGCGGCGCTTCGATAGCGGGTCGGCCGGAGGGGAGGCGGGGGCGCTGAAGAAGTGAGCCTGCTCTTAGGAAGAAGCGGGGGGAGACGAAGCGAGACAAAGTGGTACCCCTATTGTgttcattctcctcctccctggtgtgtgtttgtgtgtgtgcgcgtgtgtgcgtGCGCGGTGGGTCTCCTGCAGAAAAGATCGCGATGCGGAACTGAGGACGGAAAGGAAGGCGccgtcatctccccccccccctcccaatactCTCTGGCTGTGAGCTTGGCAAGGTATTCGTAGCTAAGATGGGGAGTAATTTATGCGTAACATAAATTGCGCTTGGACCAAAAACACCGGATGGCCAAAAGATCCTCCCGCTTCCCCGGGGTTTTTAAAGCAACCTGGGTGCCTTCCCAATCAATTTCCAGTTGTCCTTAGCCGTTGATCGTGTGCTACCTAGGAAGAAATGGGACTTGTAGTCCCTTACATCTGTGGGGGCATCAAGTTAGTGAAGGCTAATGGTCCTGGGCAGCAGACAgaatgggaggaaaatgggcTGAAGTCCAGCTGAGAGAAGGGTACATATTAAATGTAAATGGAGGtgggttattgttttttttaaaaaaaacaatagtaaAGATGTGCATACTTAAAATATAGGATTTCGAAGTGTTTGAACTAGAAGTTGGAGATCATAGGGAAAAATtgctcatttgattttttttttttaataggctgGGGCAGATTTGTTAGCAGAAGAATGCCAAACTTTTTAGCTGTGCCTGGAGTTAGGAGAGTGAAATTGCTTGATTCTACTGATAAAAACTTGACTTCTTCCTGTCTCTCAGTGAATAGATGTCTATGTGGCTCTCTGACTTTTTCTGTGAGATCTCCTGAGCCCCTTGTACCTGCCTTGTTCATAGTGAAGTGAAATGTACTCCATTTCACTTGTATTTTTGCCTAAGCAGGGTGAACAACTCTGGAAAGAACATTCAAAATTGCTCTTTCATATCTTCCTAATAGGAACTTTACATCAGGGTCATAAGGAAATCCCAAGTTTGAGACCCACAAAgcctgaaaaaaaatacaaagagatGCAAAGCCTGGGTGTCGGAATAAAAAATGTGAATTATTTTACTTAGCagtaaataaacatattaaaaataaaaacgtgTTAGAGAATAATAGAAATAGGGAGATTGAATTGAATGCTCAACAATAGTACTATTTTCACTGATTCATTTAAGAATTCTGAGGTGCTTTTTACCTTCCTCCATCATAAAATTATTTCAGAACAGCTTGCATAAGATTATCTGCCAGTTTGTAATCTAAATGAGATTGTGTGAAAGGAAAAAAGCTGAGGAAAACAAGCAAGTGTGGACTCTAGTTCTTGAACTGAGGTTCATTATATGATAAACCCCTGGCTATCAGATGGGCAGATTCTCCAAAGTCACCATGAATCAAACCCTGGTTAAAGCGATAGGTTTACTTTCCTTAACCACAGGTCTGTGTGTCATCTCAATCCAGGTGGTTTGGTTAACTATTTAACTCTTCTTCCAAATGAAGAGATCTAAGGTGTGAATGTTAAGCAGTTCAGGGTGACTGTCAAGATGGAGACAACTGGATGGATGGGGTGTACTTCAGTGAATTGAAAATTGTAAGAAAGCTGTATATGGAAAATTGCAACATGCTGTATTATTCTAAATGAAATAAGCATTTAACAGGACTTTCAAAGGGgctgagaagaagggaaggaatggTAAAGAACTTCACTTGGTTAAGCTTCAAAGAGGCCACATACCCACCACTCCCCAACCCCAGATTCTTGTATGATTAGAGATCTGAATTAAGCAGTTTGCCTCTCATTGCAAGTATTTAATTTAATCAATTTGTTCGCTACATATTTTTCTCACCCTTCGTTTTGTAACTATATGTGAATGAAAAAAACACAGATTCCTTGGTATGCCATCCTATTCaggaatggtttttaaaaaaaaatctctctggtTTAAGCTTATAATGTCAGAAAAGTTGTGACAGCACTGTAAAACCAAGTCCAATAGTTATAACAAAAAAGAACAACTCCTCCTTTCTTGCTGTTTAGTCCTGTTTTGGCtgcttcatttagcgaccattcataGTTACAACCGTGATATAAAAGAAACTttaggcccagttcctgcaatgacGACCTTTGCatatctgtaaagcaaaggaaaagtgaagtaagatcataaaagAATTgcggtttcacttagcaatctatttgcttaatgactaagtTGCTGGTCCTAATTatgattgctaaacaaggactacctatacatgccAGGCAACGTAGGGAGATACAGTTGCAAATCACTGGCAGCCTATCAAAATCTGTGAGGGACGACCAGCAAGGAAATGGTTATATACATATTGAACAGTCAGAGACCGACCCAATCAATGGTCATAACTGGATTTTGAAGATTTTATagatctatttcttttttcaaacttGATGGGAGAACATTACTTTGGGGTGTTAAATCTCATTTCTGTGGCAGACTATTAACATGTAATAATGTATTTttagagaggaagaagatggaaagTAATGCTGTTCTTCTGGAATCCAAATCCTCACCCATCAACCTTCTGAATGAAATGCACCAGCTGCGTCTCCTAGGTCACCTTTGTGATGTCACCGTGAGTGTAGAATATCAAGGAGTCAGAGCTGAGTTTGTTGCTCACAAAGCTGTGCTGGCAGCCACAAGCAAGTTCTTTAAAGAGGTCTTTCTTAATGAAAATGGCATGGATGGACTAAGGACCATTGTGTTACTGAATGAAGTCCAGGTAGCTGACTTTGCGTCTTTTCTGGAGTTTGTTTATACTGCCCGGGTAGAGGTAGAAGAAGATCGGGTACAGCGCATGCTGGAAGTGGCTGAGAAACTGAAATGTTTAGATTTGTCAGAGACTTGttttcagttaaaaaaacaaatgcttGAATCGGTGTTGCTGGAATTGCAAAATTTTTCTGAGTCACAGGATCCTGGTGAGGATGGCAGGGCTCATCCTGGCActttaattgagcccaaaactgtGACTGAACCACAAGGGGACAATGTGGATTATTTTGCAAGTTCTGCCCTCAGAAGACCCAGGACTGGACCGGACCTCGAGTCCACCACCCTGAAATTAAAGGAAAAGttggacaaaaaaaaagaagCCCTGAAGCCCCCCTGTGCCAAAATCAGGCGGGCGAGTGGCAGGTTGGCTGGCAGAAAAGTCTTTGTGGAGATACCCAAGAAGAAGTACACAAGGCGCCTGCGAGAGCAACAGAAGTTTGCTGAAGCTGTTGTGGAGGAGAGCTGGCTTTCCAAAGACCAGGGCCCCCGTGAAAAGGGTgggggcgaggaggaggaggaggaggagaaagatcaaGTGTTGAGCAGTGTGAAGCTAGAGGAGAAAGGGCCTGATGGTGCTGAGGACCACCGGGAAGAAAACCTGACTAAACTGGAGGAGGATAAAAAGAACCGCAGTGGCAACTTTACTTGCAGTACTTGTGAGCGGGAATTCCTCTACGAGAAGAGCTTTCTGAAACACATCAAGCAGAGCCATGGCATCGCAGCCGAAATCATTTACCGTTGCGAAACCTGCGGCCAGACTTTTGCCAACCGGTGCAACCTCAAAAGCCACCAGCGCCACGTCCACAGCAGCGAGCGCCACTTCCCATGCGAGCTCTGTGGTAAGAAGTTCAAGCGCAAGAAGGACGTCAAGCGGCACATTCTGCAGGTTCATGAGGGTGGTGGGGAGCGTCATCACTGCCTCCAGTGTGGAAAGGGTTTGAGCTCCAAAACGGCCCTGAGGCTTCATGAAAGGACACACACAGGCGACAAGCCTTATGGGTGCACAGAGTGTGAGGCTAAGTTTTCTCAGCCTTCGGCACTTAAAACACACATGAGGTATGAACAGACGGGACGGGCCTTGTAAGCTAAATCTCCGGGCAAAAAGCTAATGCCCTCCCTGAGGCAGCTTCTTCCTGGGCAAAAAAAGTAATGAATAGGTTGGAGCTCCTCTCTGGCGGATTCAGTAATAggggttttcttttgaaatggcAGATTGTGGTCATAATCTAAAATGCTCCTGAGCCACCGTAACATACATTGGAATAAATGTAAGCCTTAGCTAAAGAACACAGAACATTTAGAATCCTGATTATTGAATCCTGATTATTATTGATTATTATCCTGATTATTAGTGTTGTGGGAATGATGATAACATCCCAGTGACAGGCTGTCttgggtaaaatacaatagtgtGTAAAAATTAAGGAGAATTGTAGCAGGTTGTCCCATGTTGGAAAACCAGTTCATACGATTAAACCTTGTCCAGGTAATATTTGAAATACTGTCAGGAGGGTTACAGGGGTATTTATTCTCAAACAGCCTTCTCATTCTAAGGCTCTCCAGATGGGCTGGCTGGAACTCCCAGAACTACAGCTCCTTCACCCTCTCATTTTGACATGAGTTTGGAGATAATCAGTGCTGTTTGCAGTCAGTTTACCATATTAAACATTCAGAGAGCACTTTCTTTAGTTCTGATTGAATGTTTCTAATTATTTTTGGCCAgatttcttttcttctgaaaAGAAATCAGAGTATGTTTCTAATATTACTTAGAGTAGAAATGATACTTCCTTGATCAAGACAAGGAATTGGATTGgtcttttaagaaaaaagataTTTCTGCCTGTGCTTTTCAGTCATAGCTgggcaaataaaataataacacgtAA from Thamnophis elegans isolate rThaEle1 chromosome 3, rThaEle1.pri, whole genome shotgun sequence includes:
- the GZF1 gene encoding GDNF-inducible zinc finger protein 1 — translated: MWERDGGEGPSCLEAAQLRGLPERKKMESNAVLLESKSSPINLLNEMHQLRLLGHLCDVTVSVEYQGVRAEFVAHKAVLAATSKFFKEVFLNENGMDGLRTIVLLNEVQVADFASFLEFVYTARVEVEEDRVQRMLEVAEKLKCLDLSETCFQLKKQMLESVLLELQNFSESQDPGEDGRAHPGTLIEPKTVTEPQGDNVDYFASSALRRPRTGPDLESTTLKLKEKLDKKKEALKPPCAKIRRASGRLAGRKVFVEIPKKKYTRRLREQQKFAEAVVEESWLSKDQGPREKGGGEEEEEEEKDQVLSSVKLEEKGPDGAEDHREENLTKLEEDKKNRSGNFTCSTCEREFLYEKSFLKHIKQSHGIAAEIIYRCETCGQTFANRCNLKSHQRHVHSSERHFPCELCGKKFKRKKDVKRHILQVHEGGGERHHCLQCGKGLSSKTALRLHERTHTGDKPYGCTECEAKFSQPSALKTHMRIHTGEKPFVCDDCGAKFTQNHMLIYHKRCHTGERPFMCETCGKSFASKEYLKHHNRIHTGSKPFKCEICFRTFAQRNSLYQHIKVHTGERPYCCDQCGKQFTQLNALQRHHRIHTGEKPFMCNACGRTFTDKSTLRRHTSIHDKNTPWKSFLVVIEGASKNDEDHKTEVPDEEYDEPRPKLSEKLLSFSENGHYQSLMAVQDSMTVGHENGSSSVTDCKLRPVGGSQEAPIATALHDLTVLHAQTDSLQPPLHNLVNTE